From a single Desulfovibrio sp. ZJ209 genomic region:
- a CDS encoding holo-[acyl-carrier-protein] synthase — protein sequence MIVGLGIDMTELERIRAAHARFGRRFLEKFLAPGELAALPKAPRPSLLAGRFAAKEAAAKALGTGFSGGIGPCEIEVVPAPTGAPGLVFHGHARQRAGQLGVRAAHLSISHERSHAVAVVVLEA from the coding sequence GTGATCGTGGGCCTGGGCATCGACATGACGGAGCTTGAGCGCATCCGGGCGGCGCATGCGCGCTTCGGGCGCCGCTTCCTCGAAAAATTCCTCGCGCCCGGGGAGCTGGCCGCGCTCCCCAAGGCGCCCCGCCCCTCCCTGCTCGCGGGCCGTTTCGCCGCCAAGGAGGCGGCGGCGAAGGCTCTCGGCACGGGCTTTTCCGGGGGCATCGGCCCCTGCGAGATAGAAGTGGTGCCCGCCCCCACGGGCGCGCCCGGCCTCGTCTTTCACGGGCACGCCCGGCAAAGGGCCGGGCAACTGGGCGTGCGCGCGGCCCATCTCTCCATCAGCCATGAACGCTCCCACGCCGTGGCCGTGGTGGTGCTGGAGGCCTAA
- a CDS encoding UDP-glucose/GDP-mannose dehydrogenase family protein: protein MKLCIVGTGYVGLVSAACFAEMGNTVTCVDVNPAVVEKLNSGSVHIYEPGLEPMVRRSRADGRLTFTTSLAQGIADADCVFICVGTPPLPDGSCDLSYVRQVAREIGETMRKDLVVVDKSTVPVGTADMVRGIIEEELAARGADLKVEVVSNPEFLKEGDAIADFMKPDRVVIGTESPRAAELMRELYAPFARTRDKIIVMAVRSAEMTKYAANCMLATKISFINEIATICEHVGADVRDVRVGIGSDSRIGYQFIYPGVGYGGSCFPKDVKALIQTAEDAGVDPMLLNAVEAVNARQKAHMARRIEEYFAPQGGVAGKTLALWGLAFKANTDDMREAAAISIVNALTGAGMKVRAFDPVAADNARRIFAGNPLVEIVDDQYAACDGAQALLVVTEWNQFRNPDFARIKSLLTAPILFDGRNLYSPQAMADRGFAYFCIGRAPGA from the coding sequence ATGAAGTTGTGTATCGTCGGTACGGGCTATGTGGGCCTTGTCAGCGCCGCCTGTTTTGCGGAAATGGGCAATACCGTCACCTGCGTGGACGTGAATCCCGCAGTTGTGGAAAAGCTCAATTCCGGCTCCGTCCATATCTATGAGCCCGGGCTCGAGCCCATGGTGCGCCGCAGCCGCGCCGACGGGCGCCTTACCTTCACCACCAGCCTCGCGCAGGGCATCGCCGACGCCGACTGCGTCTTCATCTGCGTGGGCACGCCGCCGCTGCCCGACGGCTCCTGCGACTTGAGCTATGTGCGCCAGGTGGCGCGCGAGATCGGTGAGACCATGCGGAAGGACCTCGTGGTGGTGGACAAGTCCACGGTGCCGGTGGGCACCGCCGACATGGTGCGCGGCATCATTGAGGAAGAGCTGGCGGCGCGCGGCGCCGACCTCAAGGTGGAGGTCGTCTCCAACCCCGAATTTTTGAAGGAAGGCGACGCCATCGCCGACTTCATGAAGCCCGACCGCGTGGTCATCGGTACGGAATCACCCCGGGCGGCCGAACTCATGCGCGAGCTCTATGCGCCCTTCGCGCGCACCCGCGACAAGATCATCGTCATGGCCGTGCGCAGCGCCGAGATGACCAAGTATGCCGCCAACTGCATGCTGGCCACCAAGATTTCCTTCATCAACGAGATCGCCACCATCTGCGAGCATGTGGGCGCGGACGTGCGCGACGTGCGCGTGGGCATCGGCTCGGACTCGCGCATCGGCTACCAGTTCATCTACCCGGGCGTGGGCTATGGCGGCTCCTGCTTCCCCAAGGATGTGAAGGCGCTCATCCAGACCGCCGAAGACGCCGGCGTGGACCCCATGCTCCTCAACGCGGTGGAGGCGGTGAACGCCCGCCAGAAGGCGCACATGGCACGCCGCATCGAGGAATATTTCGCGCCGCAGGGCGGCGTGGCCGGCAAGACGCTGGCCCTCTGGGGGCTCGCCTTCAAGGCCAATACGGACGACATGCGCGAGGCCGCTGCCATCAGCATCGTGAACGCCCTCACCGGCGCCGGCATGAAGGTGCGCGCCTTTGACCCGGTGGCGGCCGACAACGCGCGCCGCATCTTCGCCGGCAACCCGCTGGTGGAAATCGTGGACGACCAGTACGCCGCCTGCGACGGCGCCCAGGCGCTGCTCGTGGTGACGGAGTGGAACCAGTTCCGCAACCCGGATTTCGCGCGCATCAAGTCGCTCTTGACTGCGCCCATCCTCTTTGACGGCCGCAACCTCTATTCGCCGCAGGCCATGGCCGACCGGGGCTTCGCCTATTTCTGCATCGGCCGCGCGCCCGGGGCGTAA